A region from the Mesorhizobium sp. J8 genome encodes:
- a CDS encoding phage tail protein: MAQPYVGEVRMFAGNFAPAGWMFCEGQLLPISENETLFNLIGTTYGGDGESTFALPDLRGRVPLHQGNGFVLAETGGAEEITLTIQQIPAHSHPFLGNIGNGSQASPANNVLASSTLVQLYAAETADAIMATSAISSVGGNQPHTNFQPYLCVNFIISLFGIFPSQT, translated from the coding sequence ATGGCACAACCCTATGTTGGCGAAGTCCGCATGTTTGCCGGCAATTTCGCGCCGGCCGGCTGGATGTTTTGCGAGGGCCAGCTCTTGCCGATCTCGGAGAACGAGACGCTGTTCAATCTGATCGGCACCACCTATGGCGGCGACGGCGAAAGCACCTTCGCGCTGCCCGATCTGCGCGGCCGGGTCCCGCTCCACCAGGGCAACGGCTTCGTCCTCGCGGAAACCGGCGGTGCCGAAGAGATCACGCTGACGATCCAGCAGATTCCGGCGCATTCCCATCCGTTCTTGGGCAACATCGGCAACGGGTCGCAAGCTTCGCCGGCGAACAATGTCCTGGCAAGTTCGACCCTGGTTCAGCTCTACGCAGCGGAAACGGCCGACGCGATCATGGCGACATCGGCCATCTCCTCTGTCGGTGGCAACCAGCCGCACACGAATTTTCAGCCCTATCTCTGCGTCAATTTCATCATTTCGCTGTTCGGCATCTTCCCGTCGCAGACCTGA
- a CDS encoding GNAT family N-acetyltransferase, which produces MAAVEIFRRALAAELVLRPETDADIPFLGALYASTRMEELAVTAWSEAQKAAFLDMQFQAQRAHYRRHYPEADWLVVERGGERIGRLYLERWPSQHRIIDIALRPEHCGKGFGTALLNDLIDEAAAVGKAVSIHVEKNNPAYRLYLRLGFEVVEDKGVYDLMARPGLPAGTDGQLKTAS; this is translated from the coding sequence ATGGCAGCCGTTGAAATCTTCAGGCGTGCGCTAGCGGCCGAGCTTGTGCTGCGGCCTGAGACGGATGCCGATATACCGTTCCTGGGTGCGCTTTACGCATCGACGCGGATGGAGGAACTGGCCGTGACGGCATGGAGCGAGGCACAGAAAGCCGCGTTTCTCGACATGCAGTTCCAGGCGCAGCGCGCGCATTACCGGCGCCACTATCCGGAAGCGGATTGGCTGGTGGTGGAGCGTGGCGGCGAACGGATCGGCCGCCTCTATCTCGAGCGTTGGCCGAGCCAGCACCGCATCATCGACATCGCCCTTCGGCCCGAGCATTGCGGCAAGGGCTTCGGCACCGCTTTGCTCAACGACTTGATCGATGAGGCGGCCGCCGTCGGCAAGGCTGTCTCGATCCATGTCGAGAAGAACAATCCGGCATATCGTCTCTATTTGCGGCTCGGCTTCGAGGTCGTCGAGGACAAGGGTGTCTACGACCTGATGGCGCGGCCTGGCTTACCGGCCGGAACGGACGGTCAGTTGAAGACTGCCTCGTAG
- a CDS encoding phage tail protein — translation MAEPFLSEIRIMSFGFPPKGWALCDGQLLPINQNQGLFSLLGTTFGGDGRVNFALPDYRGRIPIHVGGSHTLGERGGEQAHTLSISELPQHTHVANASTAQGNSANPNFANVGNVLANDPGNVYGLANNLAALNAGSVSSIGGSQAHLNMQPFLALSFCIALQGIFPSPT, via the coding sequence ATGGCGGAACCATTTCTTTCCGAAATCAGGATCATGTCGTTCGGGTTTCCGCCGAAAGGTTGGGCTCTCTGCGATGGACAGCTTCTGCCCATCAACCAGAACCAGGGGCTGTTTTCGCTCCTCGGCACCACCTTCGGCGGTGACGGCCGGGTGAATTTCGCCTTGCCCGATTACCGGGGACGCATTCCAATCCATGTCGGCGGTAGTCATACGCTTGGCGAGCGAGGCGGCGAGCAGGCGCACACGCTTTCCATAAGCGAACTGCCCCAACATACGCATGTTGCGAATGCCTCAACCGCCCAAGGTAACTCCGCCAACCCGAATTTCGCGAATGTAGGCAACGTCCTGGCGAACGACCCAGGAAATGTCTACGGCCTCGCCAACAATCTGGCGGCACTGAACGCGGGAAGCGTGTCCAGCATCGGCGGCAGCCAGGCGCATCTCAACATGCAGCCCTTTCTGGCGCTCAGTTTCTGCATTGCCCTGCAGGGCATCTTCCCCTCGCCGACCTGA
- a CDS encoding phage tail protein: MADPFVAEIRIFPFNFAPKGWAWCDGQLLPLSQNTALFSLLGTTYGGNGKSNFALPDLQGRSPMHPGQGPGLSLHDLGETGGTETVSLIESEMPMHNHAMRATVENGTQGTLTPNITLATSIGGQVFQKTTNANLVAMNANALAPAGGDQPHNNMQPYLTCYFCIALQGVFPPRN, translated from the coding sequence ATGGCCGATCCGTTCGTCGCTGAAATCCGCATTTTCCCGTTCAATTTTGCGCCCAAGGGCTGGGCGTGGTGCGACGGCCAGTTGTTGCCATTGTCGCAGAACACGGCGCTGTTTTCGCTCCTCGGCACCACATATGGCGGCAACGGCAAGTCGAACTTCGCCTTGCCCGACCTGCAAGGCCGCTCGCCGATGCATCCAGGTCAAGGCCCGGGACTCTCGCTGCATGATCTCGGCGAAACCGGCGGTACGGAAACCGTTTCCCTGATTGAATCTGAAATGCCGATGCACAACCATGCGATGCGCGCGACCGTCGAAAACGGAACGCAAGGCACTCTCACCCCCAACATCACGCTGGCGACATCCATTGGCGGGCAGGTATTTCAAAAGACCACCAATGCCAATTTGGTCGCCATGAACGCCAACGCGCTCGCTCCAGCCGGCGGCGACCAGCCGCACAACAATATGCAGCCTTATCTCACCTGTTATTTCTGCATCGCGCTGCAAGGCGTTTTCCCGCCGAGAAATTGA
- a CDS encoding DUF6916 family protein has protein sequence MVSVADFDQAVGQTFIVETNGKMVALELSAVRRIANSPREGGGFSLLFKGPREMLLPQATYHFVGSELAHDIFIVPISGDQTSYTYEAVFN, from the coding sequence ATGGTTTCGGTTGCGGATTTCGATCAGGCCGTCGGCCAGACATTCATCGTCGAGACGAATGGCAAGATGGTCGCGCTGGAGTTGAGCGCGGTAAGGCGGATCGCCAACAGCCCGCGCGAGGGCGGCGGCTTCTCGCTGCTGTTCAAAGGCCCGCGCGAAATGCTTTTGCCACAGGCGACCTATCACTTTGTCGGCAGCGAGCTTGCCCATGACATCTTCATCGTGCCGATCTCCGGCGACCAGACGAGCTATACCTACGAGGCAGTCTTCAACTGA